The sequence below is a genomic window from Peptococcaceae bacterium 1198_IL3148.
TTCTAAGGCACCAGAGCTGCCACCGAGTCAATCACCACTACATCAATGGCTCCACTGCTGAGTAAGGCGTCGCAAATCTCCAGAGCCTGCTCGCCGTAATCTGGCTGAGATATAAATAGTTCCTCAATATTAACACCAATCTTCTTAGCATACTGTGGGTCCAGGGCATGTTCTGCATCTATGAAGGCCGCTACCCCGCCTTGTTTTTGCACTTCAGCTATAGTATGCAGGGCGACAGTTGTCTTACCTGAGGACTCTGGGCCGAAATCTCAATGATTCGCCCCCTAGGCACCCCCCAAATTCCCGTTGCTACATCTAAGGACAGGATTCCAGTTGAAATGGCCTCAACAGCAATTTTTGTCCCGGACTCTCCTAATTTCATAATAGAACCTTTACCAAACCTCCGCTCAATGTCACCCAGGCAGTTTTCCAGGACCTTACCCCTATCACTCGCTTCCGCAGCAGCTTTCTTAGTGGTTTTACCAGACATTCACGGCACCCCCAAACAAATTGTTCTAATTTTGTGACTATGTTATATTGCAAACACTTATTTGTGTCAACGGCTAATGATAGAATATTTGTAATCTTACAACCACATGGATTTTAAGGAGGTATAGTAGACATGAAAGGCCACATTGCTAACAAGGGGGAAAGATACTACGCCGTTGTTTATGTTAATGGTAAACAAAAATGGCATAGCATCCCTGGAGCAAAGGTAACAAAAAATGAGGCTGAAAGGTATTTAAATGATTTAGTTAATAAGATAAATAATAACTTATACGTTGATGCGTTTAAGAATGACAGTGAAAGATCTACTCACAAAATGGGTTGAGGGTAGAACGGACCTTGCACCAAAAACCCTGTCCCGTTACCAGGAGATAATCAATCGTCACCTTATCCCGGCTCCCGGACAGTTTAGATGGGTCTTCTAATGTAAGGCACCAAACTGGATAGAAAATAATCTTACCGTGAGTCTGTTGAGCGGTTAGGTGTTAGGAAATACAAGGTTTTATGGATATAGTACGGATAGGAATAATAGCTTCGTCGCACTTCTAATCCGTAGCTTCTTTGGTAATATGCCCTATTAAGCACCTAAGAATTTTTCAAGTATGAAAACAGCACCGCATGTGGTCGAACCCAAAAACCTCGGTGCAGTGGACGAAATTCTCCACTTAGGTGAATATTGGAACGAAGGATTGTTGCGTCAGCATAAGAATGAAATTATGGCCACCAACTTTGCCATGGTGAACGGAGCAATTCACCAAATTGCCAAGTCCATTATCAGCAAAGCTGACACTCAGTTTAAAAACGAACCTAAAGAACGGCACCTGTTTGCCACCGCCTTAACTCCGGGGGGCAATGTTCACCATCTGGACAGCATTCTGCAGGATGTGCAAACCCTGCATCTAATCACGGGTGAAGCCAGCGCCATTGGTTCCTACATCGTTGGCACCATCGCCGACGCCATCAATAGTATGCGGAGGAGTTTAAGTAACTTTGACTGAGAAGGCACCCTTAGCGAGTGCCTTCTCAGTTATTACTTTTAGGTTAATGCCCTTAGTTTTTCCGCACTGGCACTTAGCTCTTCTGAAGCAGCAGCTATCTGCTGAGCTATCGCCGCTTGGGCATTTGCTAATTCTCTAACTCCTTCCGACCCATGGGACAGGTGAAAAACTAAATCTTCAAGCTTTGATTGTATTTTAGTTAATGAATCTTTGTATTGATGTATTTCATGTAATCGATTATGGGTTTCCTCTGAAAGCTTGCCTACTTCTTCGGCAACCACAGCAAAACCTCTGCCACTTTCTCCGGCTCTGGCCGCTTCAATCTGGGCATTCAAACTTAACATTTTAGTTTGATCAGCAATAGTTGAAATATTATTGGTAATATCAGAAATATAATTAAAGCTAGTAATTATTGAGCCAATTTCTTTTTCTAAGCCCTTAATATCGCCATCTTGATTTTCTACATAGCCTAACAATTGGGTGCTCATCTGCGCGTTGCTCTGGTTGCCATTTGTAATTTCTTCTATAGTTGCTGATAATACTTCTATGTTTTCGGTTAAATGCTTGTTTACTGTATTGGCGTGCTGATACATTTTTTCCATCACTTCCTTTTGATGAATGATACAACCACCAGCCACATTTTCGCCGTTAAACACTGCCAGCGCTCTTTCGCGGCAGGTTCTATAACCGCACGCCTGACAGTTTAGTTCATCTTCTGTTACTAGTTTGCCATCTTGCTTTAATATTTCCTTTATCTGTACTTCGGTGGGTATTTTCTTATCGTAATGACGATTCTGCCAGGTGATGTTAAACTTGTTTTTACTAATTAGATCATCCACAATTTCAAGCCATTTTTTAAATTCTGGCGTATCCACTGTGTTTTTTACCAGGATTTTATAATCATTGTGTTTTTTAAACAGGCCGTTCTTTTCTGCCTTCTGGAATCTCTTTCTGGTATAATCTGAAACAATGTGTTTTGCTTCTAGCAAGCTACAATTTACCCCCATGGCCTTACCTACTATACAACCTTCACAGTACAAAATATCGATTAAAGTAGGATAATGGTTTAATCTGTTTGCATTTTTATCTGCAGCCATTTCCGTTAAAAAATGTATACTTCGATCTTCACCCTCAAGAATTAAGATATCATCACCAATTGGATTCAACTCCAGGCCAGCAGAAAACAATTCTAGGGTTTTGGTTAGCCCGCCTGATATCGGAAAACCAGCACCATAAAAGGCTTGTATGCCATCAAACTCGGTTTCTGTAAGGGACGCGGGTTTAATACCATTACCATCGATCAGCTCAATTAGCTCTTCAAAGGTTATTACTTCATCAAAATAATAGTTACCATCCAATAGTTCAGATTTTTTAGCGATACACGGGCTAGCTCCTACAATTTTTATATTATTGTCATTCCAGTGTTTTACCAGAACAGCCTGTGCGGCCATAGGGCTCAGAATAGGCGCAAAATGTTCTATTAACATCGGTTGATGTTTTTCTATAAAGCTAATTAAAGACGGACATGGACTGGTAACAACTGATTTGGTTTTGCACACCTGCAAACAGGCCGAGCACTCTTTGCACCTTTCACTTTCAGTATATACAATACCGTCAATCACTACCATCACTCCATAGATATCAAAATTATCATGCCAACATAACTTGTTATATTCCTTACCTTTTGATTTTTACAGCAAAAACATTTATAGTTTGTGAAAAATGTTTTAAGCAGTGACCTACTAATCATTTATAGTTGACATTTACTTGCCATCATCAATTTATTCCATTATAACATAAAATGGCCTTAAACCCTGAAAACTCATGGTTTAAGGCCATTTAGTGTATCTACCTACTTTTGATTTTTCAATTTTCCATTATAGCTGTTCTCTGCCAGCACCCCTACGGTAACCCTCAGCTTGAACCAGATTGTCTAATTCTGTTGTGGCTAAATCTTCACAAAAAAGATCCACTTCACCGGTTATCCGTTCGTCTACAGTTTTCAAATAACTTTTGCAGCTGTCACAAAGATAAACGCGATATTCCTTTTTATTATCCAAAGTAATAAAGTAGGTTTCATCAGCAACATTATTACAGTAAGGGCATCCTAACCTGCTGAAACGCCAATCTGTTTCACACCGTCCACAGTGTAATCTTCTGTGTCCGTCTTCACCGGTAAGTTTAGCAATGGTTGGCTGATCCCCACAAACTGGACAATAGCTCTTGTCCCAGTCACTTATTGGTACTTGCCCCAGTACTATCTTCGCGTATGCCTTTAGCAATGGCTTAAAGGTGTTGCCAGCAATATATTCCAATTGGCTAGAAGATACATTTAACTTTTTAACCCATTTAGCCTTGTTACCATCTACCTGCAGCAGCGAAGATATCAACTGATGTCTTTGGGGTTTGTCCAGTTCCTCAAGGGTTGTTATAAATTGGTCTGTTACCGGTTGTGGACCAACTTGCCATTTTTGACAAGCCTTAGCCACTAAACAAAACTGTGTAAATATACGTTCTGCATCAACCTCTGGCGGGGCTACGGCCAGGGCTGATTCGCCCTGACCCCACCTTTTAATTTGTTCCGGATTAAAACTAACTTCCCACTCTAATGGAAGATTATCATTTTCCATATCCATTAGTTCGAGATAAAAGTTAGCTTGTTTCTCTATGCTAAACTTAGTTTCCATTGGAGCAACTCCTTTAGGCATGCGCCTTCTTTTGTTCGTCCTCATGTCCCAAAATGTTGAAGTTTTCTGCTATAAAGCAGTAGGCCAAGCAAGCGATAGAAACCAGCCCAATACTAACGGCCCATTCCATAACGGAAGGGAAATACCAACCGCCCAGAGAGCCAGACATGCCGGTAAATACTACGTTCATACGGTTAAAGATAACGCCGGCGCTAACCAGTAACCCAAAGGTTAATAAACCCTTGCGTGTATTGCTCATACCGCTGAAGGCAATAAAGATGGGAATTATGACACCCAGAATAATTTCGGCTAAAAACATATTCCCTTCCAAAGTACCCGCAAACATCATGTTAAGGACGCCTCTGTTAACAAGGTCAAAGAACTTAAGGCCAAG
It includes:
- a CDS encoding methyl-accepting chemotaxis protein, which gives rise to MIDGIVYTESERCKECSACLQVCKTKSVVTSPCPSLISFIEKHQPMLIEHFAPILSPMAAQAVLVKHWNDNNIKIVGASPCIAKKSELLDGNYYFDEVITFEELIELIDGNGIKPASLTETEFDGIQAFYGAGFPISGGLTKTLELFSAGLELNPIGDDILILEGEDRSIHFLTEMAADKNANRLNHYPTLIDILYCEGCIVGKAMGVNCSLLEAKHIVSDYTRKRFQKAEKNGLFKKHNDYKILVKNTVDTPEFKKWLEIVDDLISKNKFNITWQNRHYDKKIPTEVQIKEILKQDGKLVTEDELNCQACGYRTCRERALAVFNGENVAGGCIIHQKEVMEKMYQHANTVNKHLTENIEVLSATIEEITNGNQSNAQMSTQLLGYVENQDGDIKGLEKEIGSIITSFNYISDITNNISTIADQTKMLSLNAQIEAARAGESGRGFAVVAEEVGKLSEETHNRLHEIHQYKDSLTKIQSKLEDLVFHLSHGSEGVRELANAQAAIAQQIAAASEELSASAEKLRALT
- a CDS encoding formate dehydrogenase accessory protein FdhE, coding for METKFSIEKQANFYLELMDMENDNLPLEWEVSFNPEQIKRWGQGESALAVAPPEVDAERIFTQFCLVAKACQKWQVGPQPVTDQFITTLEELDKPQRHQLISSLLQVDGNKAKWVKKLNVSSSQLEYIAGNTFKPLLKAYAKIVLGQVPISDWDKSYCPVCGDQPTIAKLTGEDGHRRLHCGRCETDWRFSRLGCPYCNNVADETYFITLDNKKEYRVYLCDSCKSYLKTVDERITGEVDLFCEDLATTELDNLVQAEGYRRGAGREQL